The following is a genomic window from Miscanthus floridulus cultivar M001 chromosome 14, ASM1932011v1, whole genome shotgun sequence.
cgttagattcattggctcaatgctttacatcgGTAATATCTATCttgctgatgattttacttatgtctgcgtgcattgtacttgttatcataaaatcaatcgcaaccCATGAGCAGTACAGTCCGTGAACAGTCGATTTCTtcacgtatcggctatttagtcaatttttctGTCTGTCTGCTCCtgtagcggcacacttggaattgTCTAGgtaaaaccagcatgttccaccttaaattactgataaactttctctccttgtcaattgcatgtcaaattgactggcacgccttcgggAGGAATTCGCAGGATCGGCTAGCCCTGCGTTGAAGTCAAGCGGAtttccagccttgctccatgaaGCAGATCCTTCTAACTTGCTATGTGCCAGACTTATTGACACGTTTTTACGCCGACACCACTTTACTATTTTCCCAAGCTTCTATTTtcttcattttaaattataaattgttCTAGTTTTGTAGATACATAATTAAAACCGAGCACACACATACATTGCTAGGCCTCGTTGAggttggggttaggaatcagtatttgatactgtagcattttcatttgtatttgacaattattgtctaatcatgacctaactaggatcaaaagattcgtctcgtaatttataatcaaactgtataattagttattttttatctatatttaatactccatacatgtgtccaaagatttaatgtaataaagaaaatgaaaaaacttgcaatctaaacgaggcctagtcAACCTAACCAGTGCAAGTGGGCTAGCTAGTGCACGCGTCCCTATATAGTACCACTCGCAGCACGGCAAGCTGTGCTGTGTCCCTTCTCCTAGCTATATCTCCACCTCTATAACCTAAGTGTGGAAAGAGGTAGCCAGAGCCGGCCGGAGACGACATGGCCCGCGGCGAGGTGTCCATGTGCACGCCGGCGTTCGCGTCACGGGTGGTGCAGAGCCGGTGGTTCGTGGTGTACGCGTCCATCATCGTGATGGCGGCGTCCGGATCGACCTACATCTTCGCGCTCTACTCGAAGGTGCTCCGCTCCAAGCTGGGCTACAACCAGGAGACGCTCAACAAGCTCTCCTTCTTCAAGGACCTCGGCACCAACGTGGGCATCATCTCCGGGCTGGTGCAGCAGGTGGCCCCGACGTGGGTCGTCCTGCTCATAGGCGCCGGCATGAACCTGGtcggctacctcatgatctacCTGGCGCTGACGGGGCGCACGGCGGCGCCGCCCGTCTGGCTCATGTGCTTCTACATCTGCTTCGGCGCCAACGCGCTCACCTTCTCCAACACGGGCGCGCTCGTCGCCTGCGTCAAGAACTTCCCGGAGAGCCGGGGCATCGTCATCGGCCTGCTCAAGGCCTTCGTCGGCCTCAGCGGCGCCATCTACACGCAGCTCTACCTCGCCATCTACGGCGACGACGCCGCGTCTCTCGTCCTCCTCGTCGCCTGGCTCCCCGCCGCCTTCAACATCTTCACCGTCTACACCATCCGCGTGCTGCCGTACGCCCGCCGCCGCGACGGCGGCAAGCCCTACAACACGCCCTTCTACCACTTCCTCTACCTCTCGCTCGCCCTCGCCTCCTACCTCCTCGTCATGATCGTGGTGGAGAAGCAGGTGCAGTTCTCCCACGCCGCGTTCGTCGTCACCTCCACGGCGCTGctcatcatcctcttcagccCCGTCGGCGTGGTCGTCAGAGAGGAGTACAAGGCCGTGTCCCAGCTCGAGGAGTCACTGCAGAATCCACCGGCCATCGCTGTAGAAGAACCAAAGGCGAGCGCTGATGGTGGCAAGGACGGCGACGAGTCATCGTCGTCGCCTCCCTTGTGCGGAGGCGGCGGCACGGGCAGCTGTCTCACCAACATGTTCAAGCCGCCGGCGCTCGGGGAGGACTACTCCATCATGCAGGCGCTGGTCAGCGTGGAGATGCTGGTGCTGTTCGTCATCTCCGTGTTCGGCATCGGCGGCACGCTGACGGCCATCGACAACATGGCGCAGATCGGGCAGTCGCTAGGCTACCCGGCCAAGAGCATCCACACCTTCGTCTCGCTCATCAGCATCTGGAACTACGCCGGCCGCGCGGGCGCCGGCTACATCTCGGAGTTCCTCCTCGCCCGGTACCGGATGCCGCGGCCGCTGGTGCTGACCGCCGTGCTCCTCGTCTCCTGCATCGGCCACCTCTTCATCGCCTTCGGCGTGTCGCAGTCGCTGTACGCCGCGTCGGTGATCATCGGCTTCTGCTTCGGCGCGCAGTGGCCGCTGCTGTTCGCCATCATCTCCGAGGTGTTCGGGCTCAAGTACTACTCGTCGCTCTTCAACTTCGGGTCCGCGGCCAGCCCCGCCGGCGCCTACGTGCTCAACGTGATCATCACCGGCCGCATGTACGACGCCGAGGCCACCAGGCAGCACGGCGGCGTGGCCGCCGTGGGGGACAAGATCTGCAAGGGGGTGGTGTGCTTCAAGCGCCCATTCCTCATCATCACGGGCGTCACGTTTGCCGGCGCGCTCGTGTCGCTGGTGCTGGTTTGGAGGACGAGGAACTTCTACAGGGGGGACATCTACGCCAAGTTCAAGGTGGCACCGGCGGCGGCCTCTGAGTCTGAGGGGAGCAGCGCCGACGGCAAAGGCGTCGAGATGGTGGAGGAGACGGAGGGAAAGAGCAAGAGCAAGAAAGAGGTGGTCAACCAGGACTTGTACTAGCTTCATTTGATTGGAGCAGTGTTTGGAGACTAATGAGGGGTAGAAAACAGCATGTGTAATTGTCACACTGTATTCTGTACCACACAACTTGTGTTATATCCATACCCTACGACTGTTTGAATCATCCTCCCAAATTACACCCTCTGTGGACCCGTTTGGAACACGTACGTGAAATtttaccgcaaaaaggagtacaTGTAAAACAGTTCAATTCTATAGAAACCAAGAAAATATCCGGTGTTCCAAATATGGCCTAAATGCAATATGTCTCAGTGTTATAGAACACAAATTATGTTTGTATTATAGATTTAGGTCTCATTTTTTTTTACAACAGATTTAGGTCTCATTTGATGGAGCAGAAACTTTTGGCTAGACAGCTTCTCCTGTATTGTCATGATTAATGAATGGTTGAGTCACTGAGAGAGGACAAATGTCCATCGAATGGGTACAAGCTTTTCTTTCTAACTTCTAGGAGAACAACTTTTTTGGAGCTTCGCACGAGGAGCTACTGAGATTATGTCCGTTTTCGTAAAAAAGTGTGATGAAGTGCTCCAAGAGCTGTGGAAGAACCTGTGCCCAATGGGGCCTTGCACTGTTACACATGCCTtcagaaaagtttgcaagcttcactGTACTAACTCTAGTCACCTGAGGTAATAATACGAGGTTATGACGTCCTGAGTTGCTAACGAACTGTTCGTCAATAGTCGTCGCATAACAAGGATTGCTGTCATAGTAGTCTCAAATTCATAACGGTAGCACACTTGATGTGATTGCAAATTAAATTGTCTGCTACAGActaatgattttgatgtctatgcATATTACACTGTGCATAGGCTTCAGCACCACTGTTTTGCTAGTAGGAGTAGTATCTAACCATGTGTCTCCATGTCTTTCTCAAATTTTCTGGGAATATTGGCTCTAGTCTTCGGtcaacttcatgaactgaagtttTGGGCGTCCGAACAAACCTGTAGGCATCGTGGATAGCAGAGTTCTGACATACCAAGCCGCTGCTTTTGACTTCAAAGTGTTGGACACGGTTATGAGTCGCGAAGAATAGAGTTCGCAACGGCTAACAACTAATGGCTAACGAGTTTTACGAACAGAATGCAGAGAAAAGAAGTAGAGGCCTCTGCTCGGGCGATCGCGTGAGGCGAATGCTGGGAAGCTGCGGCGAAGGCACCATGATGTGGTCGGGGGCGGAGGCTCTCGCGGTACGAGCGAAGGCCATGGCTCGGACATCAGAAGCGAAGGCCAGGAAGCTGCGGCGAAGGCACCAGGACATGGTCAGGAGCGGAGGCTCTCACGGTACAAGCGAAGGTCGGGAAGCTCCGGTGAAGGCTTCCTAGGCGGTGGCCCCGGAACCAGGAAAAGCCCCCACTCGGCGGCATTACTAGGCCATGGGCCGATGATGGGTCGTCAACGATGGCTCAACATGCAAAGGCGGTAGAGGAAGAAGATGCCCAAACTGCCCCAGAGAGCTTGTATTAGCATAGAAATATTTCAAGAATGTACTATAACCGACAAGGGGTAGGAAATATAAAGAGTAGCTCTATCAAACAATGCCCTATAAAAGAGGGACTCAAACTCTGTACAAAGGGGGAGatacatttatgaaaccctaatctGGCTAGGGCCCACCTTTTATTACTCAAACCTTCGCCTAGGGCACAAGGCTAGGCGAAGGCATTCGTTgtccttctttgtctcaatcgctGGAAACTAAACtttccaacattggcgcccaccgcgtGTTGGCCAAGCAAGATCCATGATGGCAAGAAAGAGAGCAGCCTCCGCTAGGATTCCCGTAGAGCCCTCGACGAGAGGACGACGCAAGCGTAGTGGCCGCAACATCTACACTAGGGCTCCGGaagatcaagttgaagaagagctCGCAGTCGAAGACCAGCCTCCGGCATCCGAGGAGTAGCAAGCCCCAAATCCCACTTCGGAACAAGAGCTTCAACAACTACAGGCTCAATTGCAGAGCATGCATCAAGAAATAGATAGGGTCGTAGCAGCCTTTGCCGCAAATCAACGGGCAGCCCAAACATCAGCTCAGGCAGCGGAGATCAGGCAGCAGCTAGCTGTCCTATAGGCCGAGATACAAAGTATGCAGCATTCACAATCTAACTTCAACATGTCCAACCAGCTACACTCAGcaaatcaaagccaacccaacccCCCGCCACGTACCATAGCCCAACCAACCTTTGGCACACCCTACACTTTGCAGCAAACCCACAAAACCATCAATTCCAAATCACCATTATCCAAAGGTATCCAGAGCTCACCCTGGCCTCCCTCCTATAAACCCATCACCTTGCCCAAATTCAATAGAAGATCAGACCCACGACAATTCATCATGAGCTTTGAGGGAGCAGTAGCTTCCACTGGTCGAAATGAAGCGGTGCTAGCCAAATCTTTCGTCATCGTAGCTGAAGGCAACACGCTAGCCTGGTATTCGATGCTGAAGCCAAGTTATGTCTATTCATTGGAAGACCTTCGCGACAAGATCTTAGCAAATTTCAAGTGGTTCACAAGTTAATCCTTGACTTACATGGATCTATTTCAATGCAAGGAGAATCAAGGAGAAGCCTTAAAAGACTACTTCTAGAAATTCATGCAAATGAAAGCAAAAGCACCCAATGTCTCGGAGGACGTTGCTATCGAAGCAACAATCAAAGGCATTTGCATAGGACCCTTCGCGGCTCATCTAGCTAGGGAAAAGCCAAGGTCCATCGAAGACCTTTACAGTGAATTTGAGAAGTATTGCAGATCTGACAATGACCTCCATAGAAGGCTAGAAGAACCAAACCAGAGCAAGCAGTTCTAGGGTAGCAACAGAAAATGCCCAAAAGGGCAACAGAAGCCAAGGCCAACCGCAGCCACAACAAGGGCAAAGCCAACAAGTCTTCAACATAGAACAACAAGGAAACAACCAGTAGGGGTAGCAACCGGTTAAGGCAGGCCCAAACAGTGCGCCTCAGAAACAATACGAAGGCAAGGGAAATAGCCAAGGCAGGAACTGGAATAGAAACCAAAACCAAAGGCAGCGAAGGCAATATTGTTTCTTCCATTGAGAAAAAGGGCACATCACCAAGGATTGGCTAGATGCTAAGGAGACCCAAGAAAGGATCAAAAGCAGAGCAAATCTGCCACCTCCGCCATAACAACCCAGAAGAGAGGTGAACCATACCTTCCAGCATCTCAGCTGCAATACTGTCCAATTTACCCAAGCCTAAACTCGACCCAAATTCACCGATCCACTTTAGCCGCTACGtactacccaaacttcctacccgCATGGAGGCCAAGTACTTAGTAGCAGGGAGTGACTAGCAACCAATGAGCACAAGCCAACCTCACCTACATAAACCCGAGGTCTCCACACATAACATTCATTGAGGCCAACCAACCATCCCAAGTACACAATAGACAGCTAGAGGCATTGCCTCTGCCTCCACCAACACAGCTGGTAACACCCAAAAACGAACCTAACCCAGAAAACCAACTCAACCCTCACACACCCCTACCCACCATCGGCATGATATTGCCTATAGCCGGAGGCTCTTCGATGGAGTTCTAgacaaagaaacaaaaaaaagatcaCCTTAGGTTGATCAACAACATAGCAGTTCAAGGCCTAGTGTGCTACACAGATTGGTCGAAGACGCCAATCACCTTCTCAGAACAAGATTTGCAGCTGAAAAGCTACTCTCATACCGATGACATGGTAATCAAGGCTAACATTGTAGGATGGGAAATCAGTAGGGTTCTCATAGACTCAGAAAGCTCTGCATATATTATCTTTGTCAATGCCTTCGACCAGATGAAGCTAAGAAGGAGTCAGTTGCAGCCTTTGGACTCACCATTAATTGGTTTTGGAGGAAAGAGGATCGATGCATTAGGAAAAATATCAATGTCAGTCTCCTTCAGAGGTCAGGAAAATGCATGAACAGAATATGTGACCTTCGACATAGTAGATCTCTACTACCCCTACAACGCCATCTTCGGAAAGAGGGTTCAAAAACAA
Proteins encoded in this region:
- the LOC136505201 gene encoding protein NUCLEAR FUSION DEFECTIVE 4-like: MARGEVSMCTPAFASRVVQSRWFVVYASIIVMAASGSTYIFALYSKVLRSKLGYNQETLNKLSFFKDLGTNVGIISGLVQQVAPTWVVLLIGAGMNLVGYLMIYLALTGRTAAPPVWLMCFYICFGANALTFSNTGALVACVKNFPESRGIVIGLLKAFVGLSGAIYTQLYLAIYGDDAASLVLLVAWLPAAFNIFTVYTIRVLPYARRRDGGKPYNTPFYHFLYLSLALASYLLVMIVVEKQVQFSHAAFVVTSTALLIILFSPVGVVVREEYKAVSQLEESLQNPPAIAVEEPKASADGGKDGDESSSSPPLCGGGGTGSCLTNMFKPPALGEDYSIMQALVSVEMLVLFVISVFGIGGTLTAIDNMAQIGQSLGYPAKSIHTFVSLISIWNYAGRAGAGYISEFLLARYRMPRPLVLTAVLLVSCIGHLFIAFGVSQSLYAASVIIGFCFGAQWPLLFAIISEVFGLKYYSSLFNFGSAASPAGAYVLNVIITGRMYDAEATRQHGGVAAVGDKICKGVVCFKRPFLIITGVTFAGALVSLVLVWRTRNFYRGDIYAKFKVAPAAASESEGSSADGKGVEMVEETEGKSKSKKEVVNQDLY